A genomic segment from Spinacia oleracea cultivar Varoflay chromosome 3, BTI_SOV_V1, whole genome shotgun sequence encodes:
- the LOC110790309 gene encoding E3 ubiquitin-protein ligase UPL1-like → MYHAPTSRNSNSLKLKLIHGKRMEEEKSILLKLNSSPEPLCLALSNRISRAESELGQSTLSPIMASMSVGDTVVILSLSSPPLPAGIKRLLPFIESFFVLCEKLQSSNTFVQESVDASSLAPEKLRW, encoded by the exons ATGTATCATGCCCCAACTTCACGGAATTCAAATTCCCTCAAACTAAAGCTCATCCATGGAAAAAG AATGGAGGAGGAGAAATCCATTTTGTTGAAGTTGAATTCTTCCCCGGAGCCATTGTGTCTGGCACTTAGCAACCGTATTAGCAGAGCCGAGTCAGAGCTTGGACAAAGCACTTTATCACCAATCATGGCTTCTATGAGTGTTGGGGATACTGTTGTTATATTATCTCTCTCATCTCCTCCTCTGCCTGCTGGGATAAAAAGACTCTTGCCTTTCATCGAGTCTTTCTTTGTTCTTTGTGAAAAGCTACAGTCAAGTAATACATTTGTTCAAGAATCTGTTGATGCTTCTTCCTTGGCACCTGAGAAACTGCGGTGGTGA
- the LOC110790300 gene encoding nuclear intron maturase 4, mitochondrial-like, whose translation MIRNMFDAQVLNVEFGGFPKGQGLPQEGTLSPILMNIYLGLFDDEFHRMSMRYEALDSSIELNEKQPQSKLRSWFRRQIKCSAGNPKGCENSGVRLYSCRFMDEIFFAISGPKEASLSLKSEVQNYFQDCLHLDVNRNMEIVPCNHGQGVRFAGALLIRTIKDSPAVRVVHKLKEKVKLFALQKQEIWDAGTARIGKKCLAHGLRKVKESEIRHLSDNNSCLSKISCYRKSGMETDHWYKQLIKIWMQDLKKNAATNEEYILSKCIAEPALPPSLLESFYEFQRRVEEYNSSETDSLLSLLPSSGLSQQCETITQVIAPVNVIQKRLLRYGLVSDKGYSRAVHALILQDSSQIIDWFSGIGHRWLRWCSECENFGELKIIVSEQVRKSCIRTLALKYRIHESEIEKGFGSQLSSMLLSQDAEDGICEDMLDTCSLDNDEALMYGISYSGLCQLSLAMMVSLSRPCNCFVMGCSAAAPCVYILHVMERQKFPGWNTGFSSCIHPSLNKRRIGLCKQHLKDLYLGEISLQYIDFGSWKRSIS comes from the coding sequence ATGATCCGAAACATGTTTGATGCACAGGTActcaatgttgaatttggaGGCTTCCCGAAAGGTCAGGGCCTCCCTCAAGAGGGAACATTATCCCCTATATTGATGAATATTTATCTTGGCCTGTTTGATGATGAGTTCCACAGAATGTCAATGAGATATGAGGCTCTTGATTCCAGTATTGAGCTTAATGAAAAACAGCCTCAGTCAAAGTTGAGAAGTTGGTTTAGGAGGCAAATAAAATGTAGTGCTGGCAACCCCAAAGGTTGTGAGAATTCTGGTGTTAGACTTTATTCTTGTCGCTTCATGGATGAAATATTTTTTGCTATTTCTGGTCCCAAAGAGGCTTCACTTTCATTAAAGTCCGAGGTGCAGAATTACTTCCAGGATTGTCTTCATTTAGATGTCAACAGAAATATGGAGATAGTACCATGTAATCATGGCCAAGGTGTTCGTTTTGCTGGTGCATTACTTATTAGAACCATTAAAGATAGTCCAGCAGTTAGAGTTGTTCACAAGCTGAAGGAAAAAGTGAAATTATTTGCTTTGCAGAAACAAGAAATTTGGGATGCTGGGACAGCCAGAATAGGTAAAAAGTGTCTGGCTCATGGTTTGAGGAAGGTTAAGGAGTCAGAGATAAGGCATCTTTCTGACAATAACTCTTGTTTGAGCAAAATATCTTGTTACCGTAAGTCTGGCATGGAAACCGATCACTGGTATAAGCAGTTAATAAAAATTTGGATGCAAGATTTAAAGAAAAATGCTGCCACCAACGAAGAATATATCCTATCCAAGTGTATTGCTGAACCTGCACTTCCACCATCTCTGCTGGAGTCATTTTATGAGTTTCAGAGACGTGTTGAAGAATACAATTCTTCTGAAACTGATTCCCTTCTTTCTCTTTTGCCAAGTTCAGGTTTGTCTCAACAATGTGAGACTATCACACAGGTTATAGCTCCTGTCAATGTCATTCAGAAGCGTCTGTTACGATATGGACTGGTCAGTGACAAAGGATATTCCCGTGCAGTTCACGCTCTCATTTTACAGGATAGCAGCCAAATAATTGATTGGTTTTCTGGCATTGGACATAGATGGCTGAGATGGTGCAGCGAGTGTGAAAACTTTGGCGAGTTAAAGATTATTGTCTCAGAACAAGTTAGGAAGTCTTGCATCCGGACACTAGCACTAAAATATAGAATACATGAATCTGAGATAGAGAAAGGTTTTGGTTCGCAGCTGAGCAGCATGTTGCTCAGCCAGGATGCAGAGGATGGAATATGTGAAGATATGTTGGATACTTGTAGTCTTGATAATGACGAGGCATTGATGTATGGAATTTCTTACAGTGGGTTGTGCCAACTTTCTCTTGCCATGATGGTGAGCTTGTCCAGGCCTTGTAACTGTTTTGTTATGGGTTGCTCAGCTGCAGCACCGTGTGTTTACATTCTTCATGTTATGGAAAGGCAAAAATTTCCTGGCTGGAATACGGGATTTTCAAGTTGTATTCATCCCAGTTTGAATAAAAGACGCATTGGTTTGTGTAAGCAGCACCTGAAAGACTTATATCTAGGTGAAATATCACTTCAATATATTGATTTTGGTTCATGGAAACGATCTATCAGTTGA
- the LOC130469264 gene encoding nuclear intron maturase 4, mitochondrial-like, whose protein sequence is MPLAKSLASLVVESSPPGDVKDTDRPEMGRVGMKRLFEMRVKKRVKQQYMNGRFSDLFMKVVADPKTLMDAYNCIRVCSNIDVATWEDSVICFESLAEDLANGRFDVEANTCTVSTRGGTTKEVLVLPNLKLKVVQEALRIVLEVVYKPHFSKISHGGRSGRGHLSAFKYICKEIPDPDW, encoded by the coding sequence ATGCCATTAGCAAAGAGTTTAGCTTCTCTGGTTGTTGAATCTTCACCTCCTGGTGATGTAAAGGACACTGATAGGCCTGAAATGGGTAGAGTTGGGATGAAACGGTTATTCGAAATGCGTGTAAAGAAGAGAGTTAAGCAGCAATATATGAATGGGAGGTTTAGTGACCTTTTTATGAAAGTTGTTGCTGATCCTAAGACCCTTATGGATGCTTATAATTGTATTAGAGTGTGCTCAAATATTGATGTCGCGACATGGGAGGATTCAGTCATTTGTTTTGAGTCCTTGGCGGAAGACCTTGCAAATGGGAGGTTTGATGTAGAAGCTAATACGTGTACAGTCTCGACAAGGGGTGGTACTACAAAAGAAGTCCTTGTCCTTCCTAATTTGAAATTGAAGGTAGTTCAAGAAGCATTAAGAATAGTTTTGGAAGTTGTTTATAAGCCTCACTTCTCTAAGATTTCTCATGGTGGTCGGAGTGGAAGAGGCCACTTGTCGGCTTTTAAGTACATTTGCAAGGAAATCCCTGATCCTGATTGGTGA